A genomic stretch from Setaria italica strain Yugu1 chromosome VII, Setaria_italica_v2.0, whole genome shotgun sequence includes:
- the LOC101756564 gene encoding BTB/POZ domain-containing protein At1g01640, which produces MDCCICSPMATMYRLPRNAICAPCYEGAKAIIGFLLNKDEQEADGDDHGSVKSLGSSMKPNSSTMGMRHAWELVKKEMRSREETSQRAAFLQQGLALAWKEELHTDIVVKPGTGAPIPAHKAILAARSEVLRHVLSGDEHCKAAAGDSISLPELSHDELSLLLAFLYTGALEQEDLPERHLHALLVAADKYDVPFLRRACEARLMAAAVEPRNVLRTLEVADLSSSAALRERAMRTVMEHAAQVVFSAEYEEFAVRNAGLCVEITRALVAANMSPAATTTTTNKAPCIEDV; this is translated from the exons ATGGATTGCTGCATCTGCAGTCCCATGGCCACCATGTACAGGCTTCCGAGGAACGCCATCTGTGCTCCCTGCTATGAAGGTGCCAAGGCCATCATCGGCTTCCTGCTGAACAAGGATGAGCAAGAAGCAGATGGCGACGACCATGGTTCTGTCAAGTCCCTCGGGTCGTCCATGAAGCCTAACAGCTCAACCATG GGGATGAGACATGCATGGGAGCTGGTGAAGAAGGAGATGAGAAGCAGGGAGGAGACCAGCCAGAGAGCTGCCTTCCTCCAGCAAGGCTTGGCGCTGGCGTGGAAGGAGGAGCTGCACACCGACATCGTCGTGAAACCCGGCACTGGGGCCCCAATTCCAGCCCACAAAGCCATCCTG GCCGCGAGGTCCGAGGTGTTGCGCCACGTCCTGTCCGGCGACGAGCACTgcaaggccgccgccggcgactccATCTCCCTCCCCGAGCTCTCCCACGACgagctctccctcctcctcgccttcctctACACCGGCGCCCTCGAGCAGGAGGACCTGCCGGAGCGCCACCTGCACGCGCTGCTCGTGGCGGCCGACAAGTACGACGTCCCGTTCCTGCGGCGGGCCTGCGAGGCGCGGCtgatggcggcggccgtggagccCCGGAACGTGCTGCGGACGCTGGAGGTGGCGGACCTGAGCTCGAGCGCCGCGCTCAGGGAGCGCGCCATGCGCACCGTGATGGAGCACGCGGCGCAGGTGGTGTTCTCGGCGGAGTACGAGGAGTTCGCCGTCAGGAACGCGGGGCTGTGCGTGGAGATCACCCGGGCGCTGGTGGCGGCCAAcatgtcgccggcggcgacaacgacgacgactaATAAAGCACCGTGCATAGAGGATGTTTGA
- the LOC101754949 gene encoding uncharacterized protein LOC101754949: protein MGRRNPTTTTTTATTTTTTNSKGKETVAAAGTSSCPPLGRATRKNSRKDSMAQDTPPISSSAPCHGAKKKRPPPSTPKLPEDFVKRQRAYFADVDAFELPEEEVSESELE, encoded by the exons atggggaggaggaaccccaccaccaccaccaccaccgccaccaccaccaccaccaccaacagcaAGGGCAAGGAGAccgttgctgctgctggaaCGTCGAGTTGCCCTCCTCTTGGAAGAGCCACGAGGAAGAACAGCAG GAAAGACTCTATGGCTCAGGATACTCCGCCCATTTCTTCTTCAGCTCCTTGTCATGGAGCTAAAAAG AAGCGGCCCCCTCCAAGCACACCCAAGCTACCAGAAGACTTTGTGAAGAGGCAGAGAGCATATTTTGCAGATGTGGATGCCTTCGAGCTGCCAGAGGAAGAGGTATCCGAATCTGAGCTCGAGTGA
- the LOC101756158 gene encoding uncharacterized protein LOC101756158, with protein sequence MDSKRMSSSSSVQSWVEEHKLSTVAGVWAAAVGASVAYSRRRATSLRLIHARIHAQALTLAVLGGAAAFVHYRNKKGKNDDADKLDLDFYSQLPPATDADGNENERWSW encoded by the exons ATGGACTCCAAGAGGATGAGCTCGAGCTCGTCGGTGCAGTCCTGGGTGGAGGAGCACAAACTCTCAACAGTTG CCGGCGTGTGGGCTGCGGCGGTGGGCGCGTCGGTGGCGTACAGCCGGCGGAGGGCGACGAGCTTGAGGCTGATCCACGCCAGGATCCACGCCCAGGCGCTCACCCTCGCCGTCctcggcggagcggcggcgttcGTGCACTACCGCAACAAGAAGGGCAAGAACGACGACGCCGACAAGCTGGACCTCGACTTCTACTCGCAGCTGCCGCCGGCCACGGACGCCGACGGCAACGAGAACGAGCGCTGGAGCTGGTAA
- the LOC101755352 gene encoding cationic peroxidase 1 yields the protein MASHKPLACSVLAFFFAASLVSAQLTANFYDKSCPNALYTIQTAVKSAVAKENRMGASLLRLHFHDCFVNGCDGSVLLDDTPTFTGEKTAVPNNNSIRGFDVIDSIKAQIEGICPQVVSCADILAVAARDSVVTLGGPTWVVNLGRRDSTTASLDAANNDIPKPTFDLSDLTKSFSNKGLTATDMIALSGGHTIGQARCVNFRNRIYSEANIDTSLATSLKSNCPNKTGDNNISPLDASTPYVFDNFYYKNLLNKKGVLHSDQQLFNGGSADSQTTTYSSNMAKFFTDFSAAMVKMGNISPLTGSSGQIRKNCRKVN from the exons ATGGCTTCTCATAAACCCCTCGCTTGCAGTGTCTTGGCCTTCTTCTTTGCTGCAAGCTTGGTTTCAGCTCAGCTTACTGCAAATTTCTATGACAAGTCATGCCCAAATGCACTGTACACCATCCAAACAGCCGTAAAGTCTGCTGTGGCAAAGGAGAACCGCATGGGTGCATCGTTGCTCCGCCTCCACTTCCATGACTGCTTTGTCAAT GGTTGTGATGGCTCAGTGCTGCTTGATGACACCCCAACCTTCACAGGGGAGAAGACTGCTGTTCCGAACAACAACTCCATACGTGGATTTGATGTGATTGACAGCATCAAAGCACAGATTGAGGGTATCTGTCCGCAGGTGGTATCATGCGCTGACATCCTCGCTGTTGCAGCTCGTGATTCCGTTGTTACG CTTGGAGGGCCAACTTGGGTTGTCAATCTGGGAAGGAGGGACTCAACGACAGCAAGCCTAGATGCTGCAAACAATGATATTCCAAAGCCAACCTTTGACCTCAGTGATCTTACCAAGTCCTTCTCAAACAAAGGACTGACTGCAACTGACATGATTGCACTCTCAG GAGGCCACACCATTGGGCAAGCCAGATGTGTCAACTTCCGCAACCGCATTTACAGCGAAGCTAACATTGACACATCCCTTGCAACATCACTGAAGTCAAATTGTCCAAACAAGACTGGTGACAATAACATCTCCCCCCTTGACGCCTCAACACCCTATGTTTTTGACAATTTCTACTACAAGAACTTGCTGAACAAGAAGGGCGTTCTGCATTCTGACCAGCAATTGTTCAATGGAGGCTCAGCAGACTCCCAGACTACCACCTATTCATCAAACATGGCAAAATTCTTCACCGATTTCAGTGCAGCGATGGTGAAGATGGGCAACATTAGTCCGCTCACTGGATCAAGTGGACAGATA